A DNA window from Halichondria panicea chromosome 16, odHalPani1.1, whole genome shotgun sequence contains the following coding sequences:
- the LOC135349769 gene encoding uncharacterized protein LOC135349769 encodes MRAFVIILGISCLYFLSGEAEQLKIGAFNVQIFGKTKFNKADVVDTLSKIVSRYDVILIQEIRDASMTVIYKFLDKVNNFTEPYFIYDMKISERLGRTRSKEQYAFLYREDKIRVEAVYQYEDPLDLFEREPYSVLLTAKDISPFFLVAIRTKPTAAFEELNALDDVYDELVSVFNITNGIILGDMSADCRYLSKTKYEQLDLVKDTRFTWLINSTEDTTTTTSDCSYDRIIMAGDLLNVVTKNGVFKFDEEYGLELPEAKDVSDHYPVEVSIKVNHPLKVCAFNVQVFGKTKFSNSDVVNILIKIVHQCDVILIQEIRDVSETIIHSFLELINRNIESNCCSNYSMHVSQRLGRTSSKEQYAFLYRTDKVNVLEEHQFSDPFDKFEREPYSILISTPQNDIPPFFLVAIHIKPTAAFEELNALDDVYDELVSVFNITNGIILGDMNADCRYLSQKKYQQLDLVKDTRFTWLINSTEDTTTTTSDCSYDRIVIAGDVKCYIVKNSAGVVKFDMDYELTSEEAQSVSDHYPVQFQLQGK; translated from the exons ATGAGGGCTTTTGTCATTATTCTAGGTATCTCCTGCCTTTACTTCTTGAGTGGGGAGGCTGAACAGCTGAAGATAGGTGCTTTCAATGTCCAGATATTTGGCAAAACTAAGTTCAACAAAGCTGATGTCGTGGATACACTATCTAAG ATTGTGTCCAGGTATGATGTGATTCTTATTCAAGAAATACGAGATGCCTCGATGACTGTTATCTACAAATTCTTGGATAAAGTCAACAA TTTTACAGAGCCGTATTTTATCTATGATATGAAAATAAGTGAACGTCTGGGAAGGACCAGGAGCAAGGAGCAATATGCTTTCTTATACAG GGAAGATAAAATCCGCGTGGAGGCTGTGTATCAATATGAAGACCCTTTGGACTTGTTTGAAAGAGAGCCATATTCTGTTCTCTTGACTGCAAAAG ATATCTCACCATTCTTCCTCGTGGCCATCCGCACCAAACCTACTGCTGCTTTCGAGGAGCTGAACGCTTTAGATGATGTTTATGATGAGCTTGTTTCTGTCTTCAATATCACAAATGGTATCATTCTGGGAGATATGAGTGCAGATTGTAGGTATCTTTCAAAGACCAAATATGAGCAGCTTGATCTCGTCAAGGACACAAGGTTCACCTGGCTCATCAATTCCACTGAGGACACTACTACAACCACTTCAGATTGCAGCTATGacag GATTATTATGGCAGGAGATCTTCTAAATGTTGTTACCAAGAATGGAGTTTTTAAATTTGATGAAGAATACGGTCTAGAATTGCCAGAAGCCAAGGACGTCAGTGACCATTATCCTGTAGAGGTTTCCATTAAAG TCAACCACCCACTAAAAGTATGTGCTTTCAATGTGCAAGTTTTCGGAAAAACCAAGTTCAGTAACTCTGATGTGGTGAACATACTGATCAAG ATTGTTCATCAATGTGATGTTATTCTTATCCAAGAGATACGGGATGTATCAGAAACGATAATACACTCTTTCCTAGAACTGATAAACAG GAATATTGAGTCCAATTGCTGTAGTAACTATTCCATGCATGTGAGTCAACGCCTTGGAAGAACAAGCAGCAAAGAACAGTATGCATTCCTTTACAG GACGGACAAAGTAAATGTACTTGAAGAACATCAATTTAGTGATCCCTTTGACAAGTTTGAAAGAGAACCATATTCAATTCTAATCTCCACACCCCAAAATG ATATCCCACCATTCTTCCTCGTGGCCATCCACATCAAACCTACTGCTGCTTTCGAGGAGCTGAACGCTTTAGATGATGTTTATGATGAGCTTGTTTCTGTCTTCAATATCACAAATGGTATCATTCTGGGAGATATGAATGCAGATTGTAGGTACCTTTCACAGAAAAAATACCAACAGCTTGATCTCGTCAAGGACACAAGGTTCACCTGGCTCATCAATTCCACTGAGGACACTACTACAACCACTTCAGATTGCAGCTATGACAG gattGTTATTGCTGGAGACGTGAAATGCTATATTGTCAAGAACAGTGCTGGTGTGGTCAAATTTGATATGGATTACGAATTAACATCAGAGGAAGCACAGAGTGTTAGTGATCATTACCCTGTTCAGTTTCAATTGCAGGGTAAATGA
- the LOC135349773 gene encoding uncharacterized protein LOC135349773, with the protein MSDADKVQRLLADFPGLSTEELTLTDLPFIRMATINVGSHWYNLGIYFHLPTNSLDEFRSKFRQNANRCLTAVLGEWLKNPTNETASWRAVVAAVASRVGGDNPAEARKIARNYTTYGRVTDFKNLDKVDNRQLSSSDLASVKTALMEGVADKWMSIGLLLGVPYYRLESCEAEDTLSHRVTAMVTEWLERRYDTEVFGVPSWRRLVEVIASRAGGSHNYLANQLVKAHPVQADQSPEEQYPSSAQSAGSGPSKPADALSDSDLAALMRLLGPVAAEWELLGVQLGVAPNVLRIIKSKPLLLATAPLSFLQETLYVWLQQRPPERSWPTVRVLCDALKSELMGEKFELADIARTTLLGDRETR; encoded by the exons ATGTCAG ATGCTGACAAGGTCCAACGACTGCTGGCGGACTTCCCAGGACTGAGCACAGAGGAGCTAA CTCTAACAGACCTCCCCTTCATCAGAATGGCGACCATTAATGTGGGGTCACACTGGTACAACCTGGGTATCTACTTTCATCTACCCACCAATTCACTCGACGAATTCCGGAGCAAGTTTCGACAGAATGCTAATCGTTGTCTCACTGCTGTTTTGGGGGAGTGGCTCAAGAATCCGACCAATGAAACGGCTTCGTGGAGGGCAGTGGTGGCTGCTGTAGCGTCGAgggtggggggagacaatccCGCAGAGGCGAGGAAGATTGCCAGGAACTACACAA CTTATGGTCGAGTAACTGATTTCAAGAATTTAGATAAAGTGGATAACAGGCAACTAT CCTCTAGTGACCTCGCATCAGTGAAGACGGCTCTAATGGAGGGAGTAGCTGATAAATGGATGTCTATTGGGCTACTACTCGGTGTTCCTTATTACAGACTGGAAAGTTGTGAGGCGGAGGACACTCTATCCCATCGAGTCACTGCCATGGTTACCGAGTGGTTGGAAAGGAGGTACGATACGGAGGTGTTTGGTGTGCCGTCTTGGAGGAGATTGGTGGAAGTGATTGCATCGCGAGCCGGGGGCTCCCATAATTATCTCGCTAATCAGCTCGTTAAGGCACACCCTGTACAAGCCGACCAATCACCAGAGGAGCAATAcc CTAGCAGCGCACAGTCAGCAGGTTCTGGTCCATCAAAACCTGCAG ACGCTCTCTCAGATTCGGACTTAGCCGCTCTTATGAGATTGCTTGGCCCAGTAGCAGCAGAATGGGAACTACTCGGTGTTCAATTAGGAGTGGCTCCTAATGTGCTACGTATCATCAAATCCAAGCCCCTCCTACTCGCTACAGCTCCCCTCTCTTTCCTGCAAGAGACTCTGTATGTTTGGTTGCAACAGCGGCCTCCCGAGAGATCGTGGCCGACTGTGAGAGTGTTGTGCGATGCTCTCAAGAGTGAGCTAATGGGGGAGAAGTTTGAACTAGCTGACATAGCTCGAACAACACTCCTAG GCGATCGGGAGACAAGATGA